Proteins encoded by one window of Halomonas sp. Bachu 37:
- a CDS encoding sulfite exporter TauE/SafE family protein produces the protein MNPTGTDLPPLLAAFVFGLLGGAHCIGMCGGIMSALTFAVPPSMRHPARLSGLLLGYNIGRISSYMLAGALVAGLGTLLALSPLAGRMLQGFAAVMLILMALYIADWWKGLLKVEAVGKRLWRYLEPLGRRLIPVVRIPQAVMLGAVWGWLPCGLVYSMLAWSLAIADPWQGAALMGAFGLGTLPALLVTGMAARQLSGLIRHRATRTIAALSIIAFALWQLWSISTISSGAH, from the coding sequence ATGAATCCGACCGGAACTGATCTCCCACCGCTTCTTGCCGCCTTTGTTTTCGGCCTGCTGGGCGGGGCCCACTGCATCGGCATGTGCGGCGGGATCATGAGCGCCCTGACTTTTGCCGTACCGCCCAGCATGCGTCATCCGGCAAGGCTTTCGGGATTACTGCTGGGCTACAATATCGGGCGCATCTCGAGCTATATGCTGGCAGGCGCGCTGGTGGCGGGGCTGGGCACGCTCCTGGCATTGTCTCCGCTCGCGGGCCGGATGCTTCAAGGCTTCGCCGCCGTGATGCTGATTTTGATGGCGCTATATATCGCCGACTGGTGGAAAGGCTTGCTCAAGGTGGAAGCCGTGGGCAAGCGCCTGTGGCGTTACCTGGAGCCGCTGGGGAGGCGTTTGATTCCGGTGGTCCGCATTCCCCAGGCCGTCATGCTGGGCGCGGTGTGGGGCTGGCTGCCGTGTGGGCTGGTCTATTCCATGCTCGCCTGGAGCCTGGCGATTGCCGACCCCTGGCAAGGCGCTGCTCTGATGGGGGCTTTCGGCTTAGGCACATTGCCGGCGCTGCTGGTCACCGGCATGGCCGCTCGACAGTTAAGTGGTCTGATACGGCACCGAGCCACCCGCACCATCGCCGCCCTGAGCATCATTGCATTTGCCTTGTGGCAGTTATGGTCAATCTCCACCATCTCTTCTGGCGCGCATTAG
- a CDS encoding sodium:solute symporter family protein, which yields MSQFAINILFVGASFALYIGIAIWARAGSTKDFYVAGGGVHPITNGMATAADWMSAASFISMAGLLASGGYANSTFLMGWTGGYVILAMLLAPYLRKFGKFTVPDFIGDRFYSNTARLVAIICLIVASVTYVIGQMTGAGVAFSRFLEVSNTWGIWLAALIVFLYAVFGGMKGITYTQVAQYVVLIIAYTIPAIFIAMQLTGNPIPMFGMFSTHTESGVPLLEKLDSVVNALGFRDYTADVDNKLNMVLFTLSLMVGTAGLPHVIIRFFTVPKVADARWSAGWALVFIALLYLTAPAVGSMARLNLMTTIYPEMAGDVEDYSEAAQEPILYADRPDWIRTWEETGLITFNDLNDDGRIQLYNAGSEDFAPIAAENGWEGNELDVNNDILVLANPEIANLPGWVIGLIAAGGIAAALSTAAGLLLAISSAISHDLIKTMINPKISEKGEMLAARISMAGAILLATYLGLNPPGFAAQTVALAFGIAGASLFPALMMGIFSKRMNNVGAVAGMLSGLIATLLYIFTYLGWFFIPETNMLANTPDNWIFGISPLSFGAVGAIINFAVAFTVSSVTQAPPQEIQDLVESVRYPKGAGGAVAH from the coding sequence ATGAGCCAATTTGCAATCAACATTCTTTTCGTCGGGGCATCCTTTGCCTTGTACATAGGTATCGCGATCTGGGCCCGTGCCGGGTCGACGAAGGACTTCTATGTCGCCGGTGGCGGCGTTCACCCAATCACCAACGGCATGGCGACCGCCGCCGACTGGATGTCAGCCGCTTCCTTCATATCCATGGCGGGCCTGCTGGCTTCCGGCGGTTATGCCAACTCGACATTCCTCATGGGTTGGACGGGCGGCTACGTCATCCTCGCCATGTTGCTGGCCCCCTACCTGCGCAAGTTCGGCAAGTTCACGGTGCCCGACTTCATCGGTGACCGCTTCTACAGCAATACCGCTCGCCTTGTAGCCATCATCTGCTTGATCGTGGCCTCGGTGACTTACGTCATCGGCCAGATGACCGGTGCCGGCGTTGCCTTCTCGCGCTTTCTGGAAGTCAGCAATACCTGGGGTATCTGGCTCGCGGCGTTGATCGTCTTCCTCTACGCCGTATTCGGTGGCATGAAAGGCATTACCTACACCCAGGTGGCCCAGTACGTCGTGCTGATCATCGCCTACACCATCCCGGCCATCTTCATCGCCATGCAGCTGACCGGCAACCCGATCCCCATGTTCGGCATGTTCAGCACTCACACCGAGTCCGGCGTACCGCTGCTGGAGAAACTGGATTCCGTGGTCAATGCCCTGGGCTTCCGGGATTACACCGCCGATGTCGACAACAAGCTCAACATGGTGCTGTTCACCCTGTCCTTGATGGTCGGTACCGCCGGCCTGCCTCACGTCATCATCCGTTTCTTCACCGTTCCCAAGGTTGCTGACGCGCGCTGGTCGGCAGGTTGGGCATTGGTGTTCATCGCCCTGCTCTACCTCACCGCACCGGCGGTCGGCTCCATGGCACGTCTGAACCTGATGACCACCATCTACCCGGAAATGGCTGGAGACGTAGAGGATTACTCAGAAGCGGCACAAGAGCCAATTCTTTACGCAGACCGTCCGGACTGGATCAGAACCTGGGAAGAGACCGGCCTGATCACCTTCAACGACCTGAACGACGATGGCCGCATCCAGTTGTACAACGCCGGTAGCGAAGACTTCGCCCCCATCGCCGCGGAGAATGGCTGGGAAGGTAACGAACTGGACGTCAACAATGACATCCTGGTACTCGCCAACCCCGAGATTGCCAACCTGCCGGGCTGGGTCATCGGCTTGATCGCCGCCGGGGGTATCGCCGCGGCACTGTCTACCGCCGCCGGGCTGTTGCTGGCCATTTCCTCGGCCATCAGTCACGACTTGATCAAGACCATGATCAATCCGAAGATCTCGGAAAAAGGCGAAATGCTGGCAGCCAGGATCTCCATGGCGGGCGCGATTCTGCTGGCAACCTACCTGGGCTTGAACCCACCAGGGTTTGCCGCACAGACGGTAGCCCTTGCCTTCGGTATCGCCGGTGCCTCGCTGTTCCCGGCCTTGATGATGGGTATCTTCTCCAAGCGGATGAACAATGTCGGCGCGGTGGCCGGTATGCTGTCCGGTCTCATCGCCACCTTGTTGTACATCTTCACCTACCTGGGCTGGTTCTTCATCCCCGAAACCAACATGCTGGCCAACACGCCGGATAACTGGATCTTCGGAATTTCGCCGCTGTCCTTCGGTGCGGTGGGTGCGATCATCAACTTCGCGGTTGCCTTCACGGTCTCCAGCGTCACCCAGGCACCGCCGCAGGAAATCCAGGACCTGGTGGAAAGCGTTCGCTATCCAAAAGGTGCTGGTGGTGCGGTTGCCCACTAA
- the hemN gene encoding oxygen-independent coproporphyrinogen III oxidase: MAAQANTACSAPSGVLATPGWDETLLRRYDQNSPRYTSYPTALSFHEGFGEHGFTAALERSNDSGRSLSLYLHIPFCRNICFYCARNKITTQATDPVEPYVSRLDREMVLTSRHLDSSRAVEQLHWGGGTPTFLTLSQMSDLVDRLDARFGLSSSPDRDYAIEIDPREADVFTLRHIQALGFNRISLGVQDLDTRVQQAMNRLQPRVLTETLMEEAYRLGFRSLNLDLIYGLPFQTRDSFANTLEQVIALNPARLSVFNYAHMPERFFPQRRINKEDLPGPEEKLAILQTTIEMLTQAGYVHIGMDHFARPDDSLVTAQRQGTLQRNFQGYSSHAQCDLVGLGVSAISRVDDVYAQNPTHLAGYEEALDNGHLATARGLRLSRDDLIRRHAIERLMCDMALDLDQLGQTWSVDGVAYLADAVSKLEEAERDGLVRRDGNRFTATAIGRLMIRHLAMAFDTHLQHGQCYSRIM; this comes from the coding sequence ATGGCCGCTCAAGCCAACACCGCATGCTCGGCACCAAGCGGAGTCCTGGCCACTCCCGGCTGGGATGAGACGCTACTACGCCGCTATGACCAAAATAGCCCTCGTTACACGTCCTATCCCACCGCCCTGTCGTTTCACGAGGGGTTCGGTGAGCATGGCTTCACTGCTGCACTCGAACGGAGCAATGACAGCGGCCGCTCCCTGTCGCTTTATCTGCATATCCCATTCTGTCGCAATATCTGCTTCTATTGCGCGCGCAACAAGATCACCACTCAGGCTACCGATCCGGTGGAGCCCTATGTGTCACGCCTCGATCGGGAGATGGTGCTTACCTCGCGCCATCTGGATTCATCGCGTGCGGTGGAACAACTCCATTGGGGCGGCGGCACCCCCACGTTCCTGACATTGAGCCAGATGAGCGATCTGGTAGATCGCCTGGATGCTCGCTTCGGTCTGTCCAGCTCTCCGGACCGCGACTACGCAATCGAGATCGACCCGCGCGAAGCCGACGTGTTTACCCTGCGCCACATTCAAGCCTTGGGCTTCAATCGCATCAGTCTCGGTGTACAGGATCTCGATACTCGGGTTCAGCAAGCCATGAACCGGCTCCAGCCCCGCGTGCTGACCGAAACGTTGATGGAAGAGGCCTACCGTCTCGGCTTTCGCTCGCTGAACCTGGACCTGATCTACGGCTTGCCGTTTCAGACCCGTGACAGCTTTGCCAATACCCTGGAGCAGGTAATTGCGTTGAATCCGGCTCGGCTCTCTGTGTTCAATTACGCGCATATGCCCGAGCGCTTCTTCCCTCAACGACGCATCAACAAGGAAGATCTTCCCGGTCCCGAAGAGAAACTGGCCATCCTGCAGACTACCATCGAGATGCTCACTCAGGCAGGCTACGTGCATATCGGCATGGATCATTTCGCGCGACCCGATGACAGTCTCGTCACTGCCCAGCGGCAAGGGACGCTCCAGCGCAACTTTCAGGGCTATTCAAGCCATGCCCAGTGTGACCTGGTCGGCCTGGGCGTCTCGGCTATCAGTCGGGTGGATGATGTCTATGCTCAGAACCCGACTCACCTAGCGGGCTACGAAGAGGCGTTGGATAACGGGCACCTGGCAACGGCACGCGGGCTGCGCTTGAGCCGTGACGATCTGATTCGTCGCCACGCCATCGAGCGGCTGATGTGCGATATGGCGCTGGATCTGGACCAGTTGGGGCAGACGTGGAGTGTCGATGGGGTCGCTTACCTGGCGGATGCGGTGAGCAAACTGGAGGAGGCGGAGCGGGATGGTCTTGTCAGACGCGACGGGAACCGCTTTACGGCAACTGCCATAGGACGGCTAATGATTCGTCATCTGGCCATGGCGTTCGATACCCATTTGCAACATGGCCAGTGCTATTCGCGTATCATGTAA
- a CDS encoding 3'-5' exonuclease (3'-5' exonuclease of DNA polymerase III): MLKALRRESNRRRYAKSPYAWLFQPYTGDELVAIDCRTTRDAGGAGELFTIAMVKVRQDRVLTSGAQILHILPRQALSRKTVFHLQLEGVDFDAMLPCDEALEKLLAFIGTRPLVGWRLESGLAVLNQYLERQLGFELPNAQIDVAQLHMRQLRRLHPQVELLPRLSQVARQWNIPRLASPEALADATTTALIYMRQQRALTASG, encoded by the coding sequence ATGTTGAAAGCACTGCGTCGCGAGAGTAATCGCCGACGTTACGCCAAGTCGCCTTATGCCTGGCTTTTCCAGCCTTATACCGGCGATGAGCTGGTGGCCATCGACTGTCGGACCACACGTGACGCAGGGGGGGCGGGGGAGCTATTTACCATCGCCATGGTCAAGGTTCGTCAAGATCGTGTCCTGACCAGCGGCGCCCAGATATTGCATATCCTCCCTCGGCAGGCGTTGAGTCGCAAGACTGTCTTCCACCTTCAACTGGAGGGAGTGGATTTCGATGCGATGCTGCCTTGCGATGAGGCATTGGAAAAGCTGCTTGCTTTTATCGGCACACGCCCCTTGGTCGGGTGGCGTCTGGAAAGCGGCCTGGCGGTATTGAATCAATATCTGGAGCGGCAGCTGGGGTTTGAATTGCCCAATGCTCAGATCGATGTTGCCCAGTTGCACATGCGTCAGCTACGCCGGTTGCACCCGCAAGTCGAGCTCCTGCCACGTTTGTCCCAAGTGGCTCGGCAGTGGAATATTCCCCGGTTGGCTTCTCCGGAAGCATTGGCGGACGCCACCACGACAGCCTTGATCTACATGCGTCAGCAGCGAGCTCTCACCGCGAGCGGGTGA
- the ccoS gene encoding cbb3-type cytochrome oxidase assembly protein CcoS produces the protein MSILYLLIPLSLILLGLAVWAFFWAVKNDQFDDLEGPAHRILFDEDENDLTPEERARRRSPPPATKDTSNDESDRN, from the coding sequence ATGAGCATCCTCTATCTATTGATCCCGCTGTCGCTGATCCTGCTTGGTCTAGCGGTCTGGGCATTTTTCTGGGCAGTTAAAAACGACCAGTTCGATGACCTGGAAGGCCCGGCACACCGTATCCTGTTCGACGAGGATGAAAATGACCTGACCCCGGAGGAGCGTGCACGGCGCCGCTCCCCACCGCCTGCGACAAAGGATACGTCGAACGATGAATCCGACCGGAACTGA
- the ttcA gene encoding tRNA 2-thiocytidine(32) synthetase TtcA: MHQAKQFDPRTSHLSTPSPKAIPEEAKARQKREFNKLQKRLRRQAGNAIIDYSMIQEGDRVMVCLSGGKDSYTLLEILRNLQRNAPVDFSLVAVNLDQKQPGFPEHVLPAYLEGLGVEYHILERDTYSVVKEKTPEGKTTCALCSRLRRGSLYGFAEEIGATKIALGHHREDILETLFLNLFFGGSLKAMPPKLLSDDGRNILIRPLAYCKESDIAEFSRLMQFPIIPCNLCGSQPNLQRQLAKEMLMEWDRKYPGRLESMFKAVTNVAPSQLADRDLFDFAGLEARQADLKASRIDAFNLG; this comes from the coding sequence ATGCACCAAGCTAAACAGTTTGATCCTCGGACGTCTCATCTCTCCACGCCATCACCGAAGGCGATACCGGAAGAAGCCAAGGCCCGACAAAAGCGCGAATTCAACAAGTTGCAAAAGCGTCTGCGCCGGCAAGCGGGCAACGCCATCATCGATTATTCGATGATCCAGGAAGGCGACAGGGTGATGGTGTGTCTTTCAGGCGGAAAGGACAGCTACACCCTGCTTGAGATTCTGCGCAACCTGCAGCGCAATGCGCCGGTTGATTTCTCCCTGGTGGCGGTCAACCTGGATCAGAAACAGCCGGGGTTCCCCGAGCATGTGCTGCCTGCCTATCTGGAAGGCTTAGGGGTGGAGTATCACATTCTCGAGCGGGATACGTATTCGGTAGTCAAGGAGAAAACTCCGGAAGGCAAGACCACCTGTGCCCTGTGCTCGCGCTTGCGGCGTGGTTCGCTTTACGGCTTCGCCGAGGAGATAGGTGCGACCAAGATTGCACTGGGTCATCATCGGGAAGATATCCTGGAGACGCTTTTCCTGAATCTTTTCTTTGGCGGCAGCCTGAAGGCGATGCCACCCAAGCTGCTCTCGGATGATGGTCGCAATATCCTGATTCGCCCCCTGGCTTACTGCAAGGAGAGCGATATTGCCGAATTTTCCCGTCTCATGCAGTTCCCCATCATCCCCTGCAACCTGTGCGGCTCCCAGCCCAATCTCCAACGGCAACTGGCCAAGGAGATGCTGATGGAGTGGGACAGGAAATATCCGGGTCGACTTGAGAGCATGTTCAAGGCGGTGACCAATGTTGCGCCGTCGCAGCTGGCGGATCGCGACTTGTTCGATTTTGCTGGTCTGGAGGCCAGGCAGGCTGACTTGAAAGCCAGCCGTATCGATGCCTTTAACCTGGGCTGA
- a CDS encoding putative nucleotidyltransferase substrate binding domain-containing protein gives MVDIDLSHPPFTLLDDEGRERIRSGIDLAYFDRDEIILETGQPGEFVFLIHKGEVAELDPTLPTANSRIGHYTAGDLFGAISIINGTSRYRFQAEQECLCYLLPKALFQQLCRKYPEFNDFFRQTLAHKARLLTHKRAEGGVTMAGFMLATVSECMRAPLMVDASLSIADAVPRLNEGHADSLLVKSDQGVGMVTKTDLLNALVIKGMAQQDPIERIAHFTLITSSADQYLFEALVAMTRHKVSRVVVMEGDEAAGVVELTDVLSFFSSRSYVVSLQVEQAATLEELAAASRRTPELVKALMAQGVKLRFAMDLLAALNGRIINKAWEFVVEAPYRSESCLMVMGSEGRGEQILKTDQDNGLILPDSLEWPDMAPAMEEVTRTLVALGYPPCPGNIMVSNPEWVATESQWKGNIARWASARDGDSLMKLAIMLDSHAVAGNPKLLERVREELFERCSRDEILLSYFARTALRFSTPLTLFGSLKKPQHGIDIKKGGIFPIVHGVRTMALERRITATSTLERLEALVIDGRLEKRFAEDLGEALALFTELRLKQQLAQLEGDGDESRSERVVVQELSSLERDLLREALHIVKDFKQRLSHRYHLEYS, from the coding sequence ATGGTGGATATCGATCTCTCTCATCCTCCCTTCACATTGCTCGACGATGAAGGACGGGAAAGGATACGCAGCGGTATCGACCTGGCTTATTTCGACCGCGACGAGATCATTCTCGAAACAGGCCAGCCCGGCGAGTTCGTATTTCTGATTCACAAGGGAGAGGTCGCCGAACTCGACCCCACGCTACCCACCGCCAACTCGCGCATAGGTCATTACACAGCCGGCGATCTGTTCGGCGCCATCAGCATCATCAACGGCACCAGTCGCTATCGATTCCAGGCGGAACAGGAGTGCCTGTGCTATCTGCTGCCCAAGGCACTATTTCAACAGCTCTGCCGCAAATATCCTGAATTCAATGATTTCTTCCGCCAGACCTTGGCGCATAAAGCCCGCTTGCTGACTCACAAGCGCGCTGAAGGCGGCGTGACAATGGCCGGCTTCATGCTGGCAACCGTCAGTGAATGCATGCGTGCTCCGTTGATGGTGGACGCCTCGCTCTCCATTGCCGACGCGGTTCCCAGGCTCAATGAAGGGCATGCCGACAGTCTACTGGTGAAAAGTGACCAAGGGGTCGGCATGGTCACCAAGACGGACTTGCTCAATGCCCTGGTGATCAAGGGTATGGCCCAGCAAGACCCGATCGAACGGATCGCCCATTTCACCTTGATTACCTCCTCGGCCGATCAATACCTGTTCGAGGCACTGGTGGCCATGACGCGGCACAAGGTATCGCGTGTCGTGGTGATGGAGGGCGACGAAGCCGCCGGTGTGGTGGAGCTTACCGACGTGCTGAGCTTTTTCTCCAGCCGCAGTTATGTGGTCAGCCTGCAGGTTGAACAAGCCGCGACTCTCGAAGAGCTGGCGGCGGCAAGTCGGCGCACACCGGAACTGGTCAAGGCGCTGATGGCCCAAGGAGTCAAGCTACGCTTTGCCATGGACCTGCTGGCCGCGCTCAATGGGCGAATCATCAACAAGGCGTGGGAATTCGTGGTCGAGGCACCCTACCGCAGTGAAAGCTGTCTCATGGTGATGGGTAGTGAAGGGCGGGGCGAGCAGATACTCAAAACCGATCAGGATAATGGCTTGATCCTCCCCGACAGCCTGGAGTGGCCGGATATGGCCCCCGCCATGGAAGAAGTGACCCGTACACTGGTGGCACTGGGATACCCACCATGTCCCGGCAACATCATGGTTTCCAATCCCGAGTGGGTAGCCACGGAAAGCCAATGGAAGGGCAACATTGCCCGCTGGGCCAGTGCCCGCGATGGCGATAGTCTGATGAAACTAGCAATCATGCTGGATTCCCATGCCGTTGCAGGTAATCCCAAGTTGCTCGAGCGAGTGCGGGAGGAGTTGTTCGAGCGCTGTTCGCGGGATGAAATTCTGCTTTCCTACTTCGCCCGTACCGCGCTGCGCTTCTCCACACCGCTGACTCTGTTCGGTTCTTTGAAAAAGCCGCAACACGGTATCGATATCAAGAAAGGCGGGATCTTTCCCATCGTCCACGGGGTGCGCACCATGGCTCTGGAGCGACGCATCACGGCGACTTCCACACTGGAGCGTCTGGAGGCGCTGGTGATCGATGGACGGCTGGAAAAGCGTTTTGCCGAGGATTTGGGTGAAGCCCTGGCACTTTTTACCGAGCTGCGTCTAAAGCAGCAATTGGCCCAGTTGGAAGGCGACGGTGACGAAAGCCGGTCCGAGCGCGTCGTGGTGCAGGAACTGTCGTCGCTGGAGCGGGACCTGCTGCGTGAAGCACTACATATCGTCAAGGATTTCAAGCAACGGCTATCCCACCGGTACCACCTAGAATACTCATGA
- a CDS encoding DUF4212 domain-containing protein, with amino-acid sequence MADDKSNAAAYWSANVKTIAGCLVVWAFVSYGCAILFRPLLAGIPVGGTDLGFWFAQQGSILTFIGIIFFYAWKMNQLDKKFGLEE; translated from the coding sequence ATGGCAGATGATAAATCAAATGCTGCTGCTTACTGGTCGGCAAACGTTAAAACAATTGCGGGTTGCCTAGTTGTCTGGGCATTCGTCTCTTATGGCTGTGCCATCCTGTTTCGCCCGTTGCTTGCCGGCATACCCGTCGGCGGTACGGACCTTGGCTTCTGGTTTGCTCAACAGGGCTCAATCTTGACGTTTATCGGCATCATTTTCTTCTACGCCTGGAAAATGAATCAGCTGGATAAAAAGTTCGGCCTCGAGGAGTAA
- the fnr gene encoding fumarate/nitrate reduction transcriptional regulator Fnr has product MPDTMSRRRAMLHETRCQTCSLSSLCLPLALAVEDMGQFDAIIRRRAPLKKGEPLLRQGDAFTSVFAVRSGSLKQVTTEGNGNDQLTNFFLPSELVGLDGIDEQHYPGSVIALETTTVCEIPFDRLDLLSEELPELRGQLYRSMSKELRDDRRMMRLLSRKTADQRLASFLTTLSDRFRRRGYSPYSFRLSMSRADIGNYLGLAVETVSRILSRFQTQHVVAVSGREVNILDMPALISLAEEEQQEISPG; this is encoded by the coding sequence ATGCCGGATACCATGAGTCGACGGCGAGCCATGTTACATGAGACTCGTTGCCAAACCTGCAGTCTCAGCTCGCTGTGCCTACCGCTGGCCCTCGCAGTGGAAGACATGGGCCAGTTCGATGCCATCATCCGCCGCCGAGCACCGCTCAAGAAAGGTGAGCCTTTGCTACGCCAGGGAGACGCTTTCACCAGCGTGTTTGCCGTGCGTTCCGGTAGCCTCAAGCAAGTCACCACCGAAGGTAACGGCAACGACCAGCTCACCAACTTTTTCTTGCCCAGCGAGCTGGTAGGCCTGGACGGCATCGACGAACAACATTATCCGGGTAGTGTCATCGCCCTGGAGACCACCACGGTCTGCGAGATTCCTTTCGACAGGCTGGACCTGCTGTCGGAGGAACTTCCCGAGCTTCGCGGCCAGCTATACCGCAGCATGAGCAAGGAATTGCGCGATGACCGGCGCATGATGCGCCTGCTCTCACGCAAGACCGCCGATCAACGCTTGGCAAGTTTTCTCACTACTCTGTCCGACCGTTTCCGCCGGCGCGGCTACTCCCCGTACAGCTTCAGGCTATCCATGTCGCGTGCAGACATCGGCAATTACCTGGGCCTGGCAGTGGAAACTGTCAGCCGCATCCTTAGCCGATTTCAGACCCAGCATGTGGTGGCGGTCTCGGGGCGCGAAGTCAATATTCTGGATATGCCGGCTTTGATTTCACTAGCTGAGGAAGAACAGCAGGAAATCAGCCCAGGTTAA